AAGAACTGAGATCTAGAACGGTTACTGCAAAAAACACCATAactaaaaaagataaaactctGAAGCCAATTTCTCCATCTAAGATGGATTTTATATATAGTAAGTCtataaaaaacttgaattggGTTGAATGTATAACTGTTGTTTCCTTTTTTCAGAAAAGGCCCTCGAGAGAGCTGCACTTGATGTGGGAACGACAAATTTTTCCGAGCAGCAGCTAATGGCCAATAAGACATTAGTTAATCGAGCCATTGCtgagaaaatttcgaatttaagaAAGGCGTATAAACTTTCAATGGCTAAAACGTTGAGCACTGccaattaattttatatttcaaatatttgaacttttttttataactgaCATTTATTTGCTTTGAAGTTAAAGCTTTGATTATCATAACCGATGTTCATAAAAGCATTCGGTttcgtttatgtttttttttaaagttgttttgcattttaatgaaataaaaaaatgaataatagtACACAAATTATTTCTTGATTAAATGCTTGGAAGAAATTCCTGTTCTGATCACATTTGGTATCTGCCCTAGAactttcagagaaaaaaaaatgaaaattgttttgaccGATGAAGCATCTATAAAGGTAAGATTACGACTCCCCCTATGTAACATACTATATTTTGTTTTACCcccatgaaaaataatttgtaatattttgtaatacAATCAAAGTTGCTAAAAAGCttggttaaaaataatttattcttcATGATGTGATCATATTCTAGCatatttttaatggttttttttacaaaagaaaattttctacgGTACTTTTATAACCAATCAGTAAACGCATTGAAAAACAAGCAATCCTAAACTAAAACCTAAAACCGAAAACTAAAACCTTAAGTTTATTGTAGTTTATAATGAAATATTGCTTCGTTTCCAtccataaaaattgatttattcatAGTAAACCATGAAATTGTATGGCTAAAACAATATTCATGAACCATCAATTAACCTTGATTTCTATATTctaaaaaacgatgaaaatcaATGAATATTCATGGTTTTATAATGAAAAACTGGAAGCTGTTATGaccatgaactttatatttttgagcTTTCCAATGTATGGagaatcgccatttttttcatggtcacgctgcataacaatacccctttttcatggttattttggCCAAAACGATGAAACGTATGGTcgaaaactatgaattccaatgtgcattcacggtattGAGGACGATAATAATCATTGTGTAAACAATACAATTCATAGTctgtgaatatggaattcatagttttttcaCGGTGCAATTCTATTCGGgttgtcaactggcaacgcaaatgggacgaggatgaggatggtcggtggctgcactcgattatcccaagggtaagccttaaaccatggtttaatagattggacctgagtcgggattttattcgtatattttcccgtctcatgtccaatcattgttccttagacgcggtactctatcgttttgatattgctggcagcaatttgtgtacacagaaaaaaaatctgaatctataaCAGCACTGAAACAAGCAAACCataatattacatgacacagAACGCgattttttgtgtaaattttcacactaccaaaaaaaatctggaaaattacatcacatatgatgtaatcaaaaagaagcatcatatatgacggaaatttcagtgcgagttgagtATTACACgtctgtaatttaaaaaaaaaactgtaatataAAACTCGCATGTAAAAATCTCTCATTTATGACGAACACGGAATGCGTTTTGTAGTGTAAATTTACACAGCATTGAATATTACACAAATTAtagtagaaaatttaaattaattcagTATGCGTTATTCTGAGTGTATTGGGCCTTCTCCTGTCAGAGTCACGGTGTGAAAAACACGAAGTGAACAAACGCAattgcaaacaaaaaaacaccaaacTGTTGTAAAgtagtgacaaaatcggggtgGCTGAGGTGTGTTTAAAAGCTGGAAGCTAATTGCAGGAAGAGGGTTTTGGTTCCGAGCAGCGAAAACAGACGATCAATCCGATGGTAGCACAGGCACCATTCGGAGCCAGCAGCCACCACAGTTCGAGACTCATGTCGCAGATTGACCTCCTCGTCAGGAAGCTCGATTCCAGCAGTTCTTTATTATTGTAAGCATTGTAAGTTcaataagtttcaaaattttcaagtttcaactttttttatttcttgtttttgtaGGCATCAATTATTAGGTTTTCGGAATTAATTGTTCAGCGGCCAAGATACCATTTCGACGAAATAAACCCTTCACACGCCAGTCGCGATGAGTAGTCCAGCGGGATCAGTGCGGCAGCAGCTTTCATCACAGCGGCAGAAAAAACCTCACCATTGTCGGTGCCTAAATCCTTCAACAACAAAAAGCATTTCAGATGCTGGCAAATTATCTGGGCAACGCTCACAACTGCGATTGCCGCCCATAAGTCGACCGCCAGGTACGATAttcaattgtgaaaaataataaatttggcattttttaattttatttaccttttaagaaaaaatcaaaaggaatCCTAAAAATTATATCCCAAACGATACAGTGGGATCAAAATACTGATCACGACTTGGTTCAAACACAGGAAGATCGACATTGCCAAAGCTATCAGCTATCTATTCGAATgttattttggaatttaaaaaaatgaaatccgcTTTGAATGCGATGAAACCTTATTTTGGCAGGCGAATTAATTGTGCCTTAATTGtgtgatgaaaaataaataatgtaatcCAAAcgacaattattattatttaagaaaaaatgttctAATCCTATTGTACAAATTCCAATAGGAAAGTTTtccaatattatttttttcagatttacaTCAGTTTTATATTACACGTCTGTAAAAATTACAGACGTGTAATTTCCAGCGCATtataggtttttttaaattacatgcATGTGAttttcaactcgcactgaaaattccgtcatatatgatgcttctttttatttacatcatatgtgatgtgattttccagatttttttggtagtgtgtagttgcggccaaggttaccatgacatcgagcatattgtttgttcgtgcgaggtccatcttgtcgctagaacgaatttcatagactcccttcgggcccgaggaaaaccaccctatgttccagtgagagatgtgctggcagtgatagacttggactacatgttcgaaatatatcttttccttaaagctattgatcttcgtctataattctttttattttcatatttccctatctattttcttttctttaaaaaaaaagtgaactagaagtaagcaaactattgtaaaaaaaaaaaacaaaaagagtttggctccttaaagcctaaaggtatgagccgtttcaaataaagaattaacaaaaaaaaaaaaaaaagatggacgattccgtgcattcgtataagaacacacctgaagctttacacgccttgaggtacacttttactctttccaccacattgagTGGGACTCCGGTAAGTTTGCGTGagaaatctagcgtaacatttcataagggcgaaactagcagttagctcgaatcgagaaaaacgcatttgaaatttcggaacatctaatcaaatcctatttacaaaattgaacactttTTGTACAACAAAATCAGAAAATGTGctttatattcacttattgttcgttggttatcaagaactttaactttttccactaaatttcagagattttcgagtttcgccctttattgttttcgattctagttacgcctgcaagtttcgcccaatacTCCTATTTGCCGCTAATAGTATTCGTGCCATAATTCAGGGCTTTGCTCtaacactttttcattttgggaATATTAACCTATAAAACGAACGTGTTCGTCGGCCGACTGCTCGATTTTTGCTCTGGAAtttttggaggttaattgtcccgttctCGTCCATACACGTCAGTGGGATGCCAGttaatgtgcgtgagaaatgtcaaaaacaactctattgatcggccgtttttgttttggttttgaagttaggCCCTTTGgccctacacgcaaaaactaattaggccctTTTGTCACACACGCTCAACacagttacgcctattggctctacacgaatagaaaaattaaccccattttgaata
This sequence is a window from Uranotaenia lowii strain MFRU-FL chromosome 3, ASM2978415v1, whole genome shotgun sequence. Protein-coding genes within it:
- the LOC129756462 gene encoding uncharacterized protein LOC129756462, with the protein product MSQKRTYTRDNVALTSKQLIPGGGAEDLDNAVFTEDVELDISVAQIQKINAASPKHIGQFVQNLVLHLYGPEELRSRTVTAKNTITKKDKTLKPISPSKMDFIYKKALERAALDVGTTNFSEQQLMANKTLVNRAIAEKISNLRKAYKLSMAKTLSTAN